A genomic region of Ensifer adhaerens contains the following coding sequences:
- a CDS encoding MaoC family dehydratase, translating to MMTMEEFYAAKSKTAIGTLAFTAEDIIRFARDFDPQPFHLDEEAARHSLFGGLCASGWHTCAGWMQCFVRFWKNEQRRLAAEGLRAPNLGPSPGFRDLKWLKPVYAGDTVTYFVTFLDSRSLTSKPGWRINTILCEGDNQHGEPVIRFESKVIEFV from the coding sequence ATGATGACGATGGAAGAATTCTACGCGGCCAAGAGCAAGACCGCCATCGGGACCCTGGCCTTTACGGCCGAGGACATCATCCGCTTTGCCCGTGACTTCGATCCGCAGCCCTTTCATCTCGATGAAGAGGCGGCGCGGCATTCGTTGTTCGGCGGCCTCTGTGCTTCGGGCTGGCACACTTGCGCCGGCTGGATGCAATGCTTCGTCCGCTTCTGGAAAAATGAGCAGCGCCGGCTTGCCGCCGAGGGCCTGCGTGCGCCCAATCTCGGCCCCTCGCCCGGCTTCCGCGATCTCAAGTGGTTGAAGCCGGTCTATGCCGGAGACACGGTCACCTATTTCGTGACCTTCCTCGATAGCCGCTCACTCACCTCGAAGCCTGGCTGGCGGATCAACACCATCCTCTGCGAGGGCGACAACCAGCATGGCGAGCCCGTGATCCGCTTCGAGAGCAAGGTCATCGAGTTCGTGTGA
- a CDS encoding DUF1059 domain-containing protein gives MRLFECGSLVPGCEWHTRADNDAEIVRRVVEHMRETHGETVIRENMIDNIKARITDESKAA, from the coding sequence ATGCGCCTGTTTGAATGCGGTTCCCTCGTCCCGGGTTGCGAATGGCACACGCGCGCCGACAACGATGCCGAAATCGTGCGCCGCGTCGTCGAGCACATGCGCGAAACGCACGGCGAAACCGTCATCCGCGAAAATATGATCGACAACATCAAGGCCCGGATTACCGACGAATCCAAGGCGGCTTAG
- a CDS encoding CCA tRNA nucleotidyltransferase encodes MTSVAGEGWFSAPSLRRVFEVLNVEGGEVRVVGGAVRNSLMGLPAGDIDMATTWRPEEVSERAKAAGIKVVPTGIDHGTVTLVIDGTPYEVTTLRRDVSTDGRRAEVAFGTDWKADAERRDFTINALYADERGEVFDDVGGLADIETRTLRFIGDASERVAEDYLRILRFFRFFAHYGSGRPDADGLRACARARSKLVTLSAERVWAETKKLLSAADPGRALLWMRQAGVLTEILPETEKWGIDAIPDIVAAERAFGWAPDPLLRLAAIVPPDEQRLEAMAERLRLSKAEAAYFDRWAKAPAIPPATVDTAFDRLLYRHGVEGIVVRLRLALATARRKSEGDPALLSETAALRRLLARAEAWKRPSFPLNGGDVLKAGVPAGPRVGEILGELENLWIERNFNLDRENLVARLEAMVQPD; translated from the coding sequence CCTGATGGGCCTGCCGGCCGGCGATATCGACATGGCCACCACCTGGCGTCCGGAAGAAGTCTCCGAGCGGGCGAAGGCGGCAGGCATCAAGGTGGTGCCGACGGGCATCGACCACGGCACGGTGACGCTTGTCATCGACGGGACGCCCTATGAGGTGACGACGCTGCGCCGCGACGTATCAACTGACGGCCGCCGCGCGGAAGTCGCCTTCGGCACCGACTGGAAGGCGGATGCCGAACGGCGGGATTTCACCATCAACGCACTCTATGCGGACGAGCGCGGCGAGGTGTTCGACGATGTCGGTGGGCTCGCCGACATCGAGACGCGCACGCTGCGCTTTATCGGCGATGCCAGCGAGCGTGTCGCCGAGGACTATCTGCGCATACTGCGGTTCTTCCGTTTCTTCGCCCATTACGGCAGCGGCCGGCCGGATGCCGATGGCCTGCGCGCCTGCGCTAGGGCACGATCGAAACTTGTGACCCTTTCGGCCGAACGGGTCTGGGCCGAAACGAAGAAACTGCTTTCCGCCGCCGATCCCGGCCGCGCGCTTCTCTGGATGCGCCAGGCCGGTGTGCTGACCGAGATTCTGCCGGAAACGGAAAAGTGGGGGATCGACGCGATCCCGGATATCGTAGCCGCCGAGCGGGCCTTCGGTTGGGCACCGGATCCGCTCCTGCGCCTGGCTGCGATCGTGCCGCCGGACGAGCAACGGCTGGAGGCGATGGCCGAGCGTCTGCGCCTGTCGAAGGCCGAAGCCGCCTATTTCGACCGCTGGGCAAAGGCGCCGGCGATCCCCCCCGCGACCGTCGATACCGCTTTTGACCGGCTGCTCTATCGTCATGGCGTGGAAGGGATCGTCGTGCGGTTGCGGCTGGCGCTGGCAACGGCGCGGCGCAAGTCGGAAGGTGATCCGGCGTTGCTCTCGGAGACTGCGGCGCTGCGCCGGCTGTTGGCGCGCGCCGAGGCTTGGAAGCGGCCAAGCTTCCCGCTGAACGGCGGCGACGTATTGAAGGCCGGCGTGCCGGCCGGCCCGCGCGTGGGGGAAATCCTCGGCGAACTCGAAAATCTCTGGATCGAGCGCAACTTCAATCTCGACCGGGAAAACCTCGTCGCCCGGCTTGAGGCGATGGTGCAGCCGGATTGA
- a CDS encoding adenine phosphoribosyltransferase, with product MTTVQSELISAIRNIPDYPKPGVMFRDITTLLGNPRAFRRAIDELVHPYAGTKIDKIAGIEARGFILGGAIAHQLSSGFVPIRKKGKLPHDTVRIAYSLEYGVDEMEMHKDAIKPGEKVILVDDLIATGGTAEAATKLLKQMGADIVAACFVIDLPELGGRKKLEALGVNVRTLIEFEGH from the coding sequence ATGACCACCGTTCAATCGGAACTGATCTCCGCCATCCGGAACATTCCTGATTATCCGAAGCCGGGCGTGATGTTTCGCGATATCACCACGCTGCTCGGCAATCCGCGCGCATTTCGCCGCGCGATCGACGAACTGGTGCATCCCTATGCCGGGACCAAGATCGACAAGATCGCCGGTATCGAGGCGCGCGGCTTCATTCTTGGTGGCGCGATCGCACACCAGCTTTCCTCGGGCTTCGTGCCGATCCGCAAGAAGGGCAAGCTGCCGCACGATACCGTGCGCATAGCCTACAGCCTGGAATACGGCGTCGACGAAATGGAAATGCACAAGGACGCGATCAAGCCGGGCGAGAAGGTAATCCTCGTCGACGACCTGATCGCGACCGGCGGCACGGCGGAAGCGGCGACGAAACTGCTGAAACAGATGGGCGCCGATATCGTCGCCGCCTGCTTTGTCATCGATCTGCCCGAACTCGGTGGACGCAAGAAGCTCGAGGCGCTCGGCGTCAATGTCCGCACGCTGATCGAATTCGAAGGCCATTGA